A genome region from Sphingobacteriaceae bacterium GW460-11-11-14-LB5 includes the following:
- a CDS encoding FMN-dependent NADH-azoreductase: MKILHLISSPRGEASFSIKLGNAIVEKLQAANPGSSLITHNLTDTPFPHLEEVHINSFFTPVENHTSEFAEAIKHSNEAIAELKNADAIVIGAPLYNFGIPSTLKSWIDHIARAGQTFSYSEKGPEGLVKNKKVYLAISSGGVYSEGPMKAYDFTESYLRSVLGFMGMVDITAIRAEGLSMPNLKDEALDKAVESIVL, encoded by the coding sequence TGAAAATATTACATCTTATATCAAGCCCAAGAGGCGAAGCATCTTTCAGCATTAAATTGGGAAATGCCATTGTAGAAAAATTACAGGCCGCAAATCCTGGCAGCAGTTTAATTACGCACAATTTAACGGATACACCCTTTCCACATTTGGAGGAGGTGCATATCAATTCTTTCTTTACGCCGGTAGAAAACCATACATCAGAATTTGCGGAAGCCATTAAACATTCTAACGAAGCCATTGCTGAACTTAAAAATGCCGATGCGATTGTAATCGGTGCACCGCTGTACAATTTTGGTATTCCTTCTACCTTAAAATCATGGATTGACCACATTGCGCGTGCAGGTCAGACATTCAGTTACTCTGAAAAGGGTCCTGAAGGTTTGGTTAAAAACAAAAAAGTTTACCTGGCCATTTCCTCAGGCGGTGTGTATTCGGAGGGGCCAATGAAGGCTTACGATTTTACCGAATCGTATTTAAGATCCGTGCTTGGTTTTATGGGTATGGTAGATATTACGGCAATCAGGGCTGAAGGTTTAAGTATGCCTAACCTGAAAGATGAGGCGCTGGATAAAGCGGTTGAAAGCATAGTGCTTTAA